One Streptomyces sp. R28 DNA window includes the following coding sequences:
- the murC gene encoding UDP-N-acetylmuramate--L-alanine ligase has protein sequence MAPGLPTAMDRPHFIGIGGAGMSGIAKILAQRGAKVAGSDAKESGTAEALRALGVTVHIGHAAEHIADDASCVVVSSAIRQDNPELARAAELGIPVVHRSDALASLMDGMRPIAVAGTHGKTTTTSMLAVSLSELGLKPSYAIGGDLDAPGSNALHGDGDIFVAEADESDRSFHKYAPDVAIVLNVELDHHANYASMDEIYESFETFADRITDGGTLVISADQDGARELTRRVAAHDVRVVTYGEAEDADVRVLSVLAQGLKSQVTVLLGGQELTFTVSVPGRHYALNAVAALAAGAALGVPAAELAPALAAYTGVKRRLQLKGEAAGVQVIDSYAHHPTEMTADLEAMRAAAGDARILVVYQPHLFSRTQELGKEMGDALALADSSLVLDIYPAREDPIPGVTSDLIIEAARAADAEVTAVRDKGEVPALIAGMAKPGDLVLTMGAGDVTDLGPLILDRLSK, from the coding sequence ATGGCACCCGGCCTTCCCACCGCCATGGACCGACCGCACTTCATCGGCATCGGTGGGGCCGGTATGTCGGGGATCGCGAAGATTCTCGCGCAGCGTGGGGCCAAGGTGGCGGGCAGTGATGCCAAGGAGTCCGGGACGGCCGAGGCGCTTCGGGCGCTGGGCGTGACCGTGCACATCGGGCATGCGGCGGAGCACATCGCCGACGACGCCAGCTGTGTCGTCGTGTCGTCGGCGATCCGGCAGGACAACCCCGAGCTGGCCCGCGCCGCCGAGCTGGGCATCCCGGTGGTGCACCGCTCCGACGCGCTCGCCTCGCTGATGGACGGGATGCGCCCGATCGCCGTCGCCGGTACGCACGGCAAGACGACCACGACGTCGATGCTGGCGGTCTCCCTGAGCGAGCTGGGCCTCAAGCCGTCCTACGCCATCGGCGGCGACCTCGACGCCCCCGGCTCGAACGCCCTGCACGGCGACGGCGACATCTTCGTCGCCGAGGCGGATGAATCGGACCGCAGCTTCCACAAGTACGCGCCCGACGTCGCGATCGTCCTGAACGTCGAGCTCGACCACCACGCCAACTACGCGTCGATGGACGAGATCTACGAGTCCTTCGAGACGTTCGCGGACCGCATCACCGACGGCGGCACGCTGGTGATCTCGGCGGACCAGGACGGGGCGCGGGAGCTGACCCGGCGGGTCGCCGCGCACGACGTGCGGGTGGTGACGTACGGCGAGGCGGAGGACGCCGACGTACGGGTCCTGTCCGTGCTGGCGCAGGGGCTGAAGAGCCAGGTCACCGTCCTCCTGGGCGGCCAGGAGCTCACCTTCACGGTCTCCGTCCCCGGCCGCCACTACGCGCTCAACGCCGTGGCCGCGCTGGCGGCGGGCGCGGCGCTCGGTGTCCCGGCCGCCGAGCTGGCCCCCGCGCTGGCGGCCTACACGGGCGTCAAGCGGCGTCTCCAGCTGAAGGGCGAGGCCGCGGGCGTCCAGGTCATCGACTCCTACGCCCATCACCCGACCGAGATGACGGCCGACCTGGAAGCGATGCGCGCGGCCGCCGGTGACGCCCGCATCCTGGTCGTCTACCAGCCCCACCTCTTCTCCCGGACGCAGGAGCTCGGCAAGGAGATGGGCGATGCCCTCGCCCTCGCGGACTCCTCCCTGGTCCTGGACATCTATCCGGCCCGCGAGGACCCGATCCCCGGTGTCACCAGCGACCTGATCATCGAGGCGGCCCGGGCGGCGGACGCCGAGGTGACGGCGGTGCGCGACAAGGGCGAGGTGCCCGCGCTGATCGCGGGAATGGCGAAGCCCGGTGATCTCGTTCTCACCATGGGCGCGGGCGATGTCACCGACCTCGGCCCGCTCATCCTGGACCGCCTGTCGAAGTGA
- a CDS encoding carbonic anhydrase, translated as MQPLIDNARTFGQRPEEFAKLAEGQSPQVLFITCSDSRVVPALITGARPGELFELRTAGNIVPPYISEHPTSEAATIEYAVEVLGVSDIVVCGHSHCGAVGALVRGDDLDAVPAVRDWLSHATPRPSGAVEDPEVAEGVQAHVLTQLLRLRSYPFIEKKVKERQLSLHAWYYEVHKGAVRAHSAETDAFEAL; from the coding sequence ATGCAGCCCCTCATCGACAACGCCCGTACGTTCGGACAGCGCCCTGAGGAGTTCGCCAAGCTGGCCGAAGGGCAGTCCCCGCAGGTTCTCTTCATCACCTGCTCCGACTCTCGCGTCGTACCCGCCCTCATCACGGGCGCCCGCCCCGGCGAGCTCTTCGAGCTGCGCACCGCGGGCAACATCGTCCCGCCGTACATCTCCGAGCACCCCACCAGCGAGGCGGCCACCATCGAGTACGCCGTGGAGGTCCTCGGCGTCAGCGACATCGTGGTCTGCGGCCACTCGCACTGCGGTGCCGTCGGCGCGCTCGTGCGCGGCGACGACCTGGACGCCGTACCGGCCGTGCGCGACTGGCTCTCGCACGCCACCCCGCGCCCTTCGGGCGCCGTGGAGGATCCGGAGGTCGCCGAAGGCGTCCAGGCCCATGTGCTGACGCAGCTGCTGCGGCTGCGCTCGTACCCGTTCATCGAGAAGAAGGTGAAGGAGCGTCAACTGAGCCTGCACGCCTGGTACTACGAGGTGCACAAGGGCGCCGTGCGCGCCCACAGCGCCGAGACCGACGCGTTCGAGGCGCTGTGA
- a CDS encoding SulP family inorganic anion transporter, translated as MMTKFPHLRRDFAASLVVFLVALPLCVGVAVASGVPAELGLVTGIVGGIVTGMMRGSSLQVSGPAAGLTVLVFEAVQEFGLPVLGVLVLATGLLQLLMGALKLGRWFRAISVSVVEGMLAGIGLVLIAGQLYAVADAKAPASGLEKIAGLPGALAEAVGNTGALASIGLGAGTIAVLVLWKRMPSKVRTVPGPLAAVGLATAAAAVFSLPVATVEVKGLLGSIQPPSLSAFGELANVGVLATIVAFTLIASAESLFSAAAVDRLHDGPRTEYDKELMAQGAGNTVCGVLGALPMTAVIVRSSANVQAGAKTKASRVMHGVWLLLFAALLPATLALIPIPALAGILVHAGFKLIPFRGIVSLWRGHRGEALILVVTAVSIVAVNMFEGVLIGLALSVAKTAWEASHVKLEVIDKGAGPIQAHLSGNATFLRLPKILDSLEALPQDRPVELDLSGLHHLDHACRTALETWAERHSAAGTEPVRVTAP; from the coding sequence ATGATGACCAAATTCCCCCACCTGCGGCGGGACTTCGCCGCCTCGTTGGTCGTCTTCCTGGTCGCACTGCCGCTGTGCGTCGGCGTCGCCGTCGCCTCCGGAGTGCCCGCCGAGCTCGGACTCGTCACCGGCATAGTCGGCGGCATCGTCACCGGCATGATGCGCGGCAGCAGCCTTCAGGTCTCCGGACCCGCCGCCGGTCTGACCGTGCTGGTCTTCGAGGCCGTCCAGGAGTTCGGGCTGCCGGTCCTCGGTGTGCTCGTGCTCGCCACCGGCCTGCTCCAGCTCCTCATGGGCGCCCTGAAGCTGGGGCGCTGGTTCCGGGCCATCTCGGTCTCCGTCGTCGAAGGCATGCTGGCCGGTATCGGCCTTGTGCTCATCGCCGGGCAGCTCTACGCGGTCGCGGACGCCAAGGCGCCCGCCTCCGGCCTGGAGAAAATAGCCGGGCTTCCCGGCGCGCTCGCCGAGGCCGTCGGGAACACCGGGGCGCTGGCCTCGATCGGACTGGGCGCCGGCACCATCGCCGTCCTGGTGCTGTGGAAGCGGATGCCGAGCAAGGTGCGCACCGTTCCGGGTCCGCTCGCCGCGGTCGGTCTGGCGACAGCGGCGGCCGCCGTGTTCTCGCTGCCGGTCGCCACCGTCGAGGTCAAGGGCCTGCTGGGCTCCATCCAGCCGCCCTCCCTGAGCGCCTTCGGCGAGCTCGCCAACGTCGGTGTGCTCGCCACGATCGTCGCCTTCACGCTCATCGCGTCGGCCGAGTCGCTGTTCAGCGCCGCGGCCGTGGACCGGCTGCACGACGGGCCGCGCACCGAGTACGACAAGGAGCTGATGGCGCAGGGCGCGGGCAACACCGTCTGCGGTGTGCTCGGCGCGCTGCCGATGACGGCGGTCATCGTGCGCAGCTCCGCCAACGTTCAGGCGGGCGCGAAGACCAAGGCGTCCCGTGTCATGCACGGCGTGTGGCTGCTGCTGTTCGCGGCGCTGCTGCCCGCCACGCTGGCGCTGATCCCGATCCCCGCGCTGGCGGGCATCCTGGTCCACGCGGGCTTCAAGCTCATCCCCTTCCGCGGGATCGTCTCCCTGTGGCGGGGCCACCGGGGCGAGGCGCTGATCCTCGTCGTCACCGCCGTCTCGATCGTCGCGGTGAACATGTTCGAGGGCGTGCTCATCGGTCTGGCCCTGTCGGTCGCCAAGACCGCCTGGGAAGCCTCGCACGTGAAGCTGGAGGTCATCGACAAGGGCGCCGGACCGATCCAGGCGCACCTGTCGGGCAACGCGACCTTCCTCAGGCTGCCGAAGATCCTCGACAGCCTGGAGGCCCTGCCCCAGGACCGCCCGGTGGAGCTGGACCTGTCCGGCCTGCACCACCTCGACCACGCCTGCCGTACGGCCCTGGAGACCTGGGCCGAGCGACACAGCGCGGCAGGGACGGAACCGGTGCGGGTCACGGCGCCCTGA
- the zapE gene encoding cell division protein ZapE yields the protein MSSSSAASGPHPIAEASPLSLCARAPHVPADRLVAEMVPPPRFDSVRFSTYIPDPNQASQTEAVGVLEGFAAGLGGAHASGAGKARRGFLGFGRPKAPKTPAGPRGVYLDGGYGVGKTHLLASLWHATPAEPSLKAFGTFVELTNLVGALGFQQTVQTLSGHRLLCIDEFELDDPGDTVLVSTLLGKLVDAGVALAATSNTLPGKLGEGRFAAADFLREIQGLSAHFRALRIDGEDYRHRGLPEAPAPYSEEQVTKAAYATEGASLDDFPHLLDHLARVHPSRYGALTDGLNAVCLTDVQPIEDQSTALRLVVLADRLYDREVPVLASGLPFDKLFSEDMLKGGYRKKYFRAISRLTALARDAQGLVTA from the coding sequence GTGTCGTCCTCCTCCGCCGCCTCCGGTCCGCATCCGATAGCCGAAGCGAGCCCGCTGTCCCTGTGCGCCCGCGCGCCGCACGTCCCCGCGGACCGGCTGGTCGCGGAGATGGTGCCGCCGCCGCGCTTCGACTCGGTCCGGTTCAGCACCTACATACCGGACCCGAACCAGGCCAGCCAGACCGAGGCGGTCGGTGTCCTGGAGGGCTTCGCCGCCGGGCTCGGCGGGGCGCACGCCAGCGGCGCCGGCAAGGCCAGGCGCGGCTTCCTCGGCTTCGGCAGGCCCAAGGCGCCCAAGACCCCCGCGGGACCCCGCGGCGTCTACCTCGACGGCGGCTACGGCGTCGGCAAGACCCACCTGCTCGCCTCCCTCTGGCACGCCACCCCGGCCGAGCCGTCCCTCAAGGCCTTCGGCACCTTCGTGGAACTGACGAACCTCGTCGGCGCCCTCGGCTTCCAGCAGACGGTCCAGACCCTCTCCGGCCACCGACTCCTCTGCATCGACGAGTTCGAGCTCGACGACCCCGGCGACACCGTCCTCGTCTCGACCCTGCTCGGCAAGCTCGTCGACGCGGGCGTCGCGCTCGCCGCCACCTCCAACACCCTCCCCGGCAAGCTCGGCGAGGGCCGCTTCGCGGCGGCCGACTTCCTGCGGGAGATCCAGGGCCTGTCGGCGCACTTCCGCGCGCTGCGCATCGACGGCGAGGACTACCGCCACCGCGGCCTGCCCGAGGCGCCGGCGCCGTACTCCGAAGAGCAGGTGACGAAGGCGGCGTACGCCACCGAGGGCGCCTCGCTCGACGACTTCCCGCATCTGCTGGACCACCTCGCCCGCGTCCACCCCAGTCGTTACGGCGCTCTGACCGATGGTCTGAACGCCGTGTGCCTCACCGACGTCCAGCCGATTGAGGACCAGTCCACCGCGCTGCGGCTCGTCGTCCTCGCGGACCGGCTCTACGACCGTGAGGTCCCGGTCCTGGCCTCCGGGCTGCCGTTCGACAAGCTGTTCAGCGAGGACATGCTCAAGGGCGGCTACCGCAAGAAGTACTTCCGCGCCATCTCGCGCCTCACCGCCCTGGCGCGTGACGCGCAGGGCCTCGTCACCGCCTGA
- a CDS encoding PP2C family serine/threonine-protein phosphatase, with product MSYVAVSVISHPGLLRERNEDSLVVGPWTLCATVTENPQTLIFPLGTPLVVAVADGLGGHPGGDVASALVVRRIASLGPALSSEVAVRDALNTCNRAVYQAAGGDEAGALSGMGSTVAGVVVQPDSVLAFNVGDSRVFAVSGDGLRQVSVDDSPPHPAGHTTSLVTQCLGGSPAYRAVQPHVMAESLTPGVRYLVCSDGLTDPVKEDVLEEVLREHDDGRAAFELWKAAIEAGGPDNITVAVVRVQEE from the coding sequence ATGTCGTACGTCGCGGTGAGTGTGATCAGCCATCCCGGGCTGTTGCGCGAGCGCAACGAGGACAGCCTCGTCGTCGGGCCGTGGACGCTGTGCGCCACCGTCACCGAGAATCCGCAGACCCTGATCTTCCCGCTCGGGACGCCCTTGGTCGTGGCCGTCGCCGACGGGCTGGGCGGGCATCCCGGCGGCGACGTGGCCAGTGCCCTGGTCGTCCGCCGGATCGCCTCGCTCGGTCCCGCCCTGAGCAGCGAGGTCGCCGTCCGTGACGCCCTGAACACCTGCAACCGCGCCGTGTACCAGGCGGCCGGGGGCGACGAGGCGGGCGCGCTGTCCGGCATGGGGTCGACGGTCGCCGGAGTTGTCGTACAGCCCGACTCGGTGCTGGCGTTCAACGTGGGCGACAGCCGGGTCTTCGCGGTCTCCGGCGACGGGCTGCGCCAGGTGAGCGTCGACGACAGCCCACCGCACCCGGCCGGGCACACCACCTCCCTCGTCACCCAGTGCCTCGGCGGCTCGCCGGCCTATCGCGCCGTCCAGCCCCATGTCATGGCCGAGTCCCTCACCCCCGGCGTTCGCTACCTCGTCTGCTCGGACGGGCTGACGGACCCGGTGAAGGAGGACGTACTGGAGGAGGTCCTGCGGGAGCACGACGACGGCCGGGCGGCCTTCGAGCTGTGGAAGGCCGCCATCGAGGCGGGCGGGCCCGACAACATCACCGTGGCCGTGGTGCGGGTCCAGGAGGAGTAG
- a CDS encoding YbhN family protein — translation MSSLPLSDLPGPLPACPAPAPAPAPACAPTRSPFSPARLTRHALTLLPLLLIGAWAVADWRTFADGATRLASADPWWLLAGLFFTCMGWVAAACVRQGALPERLPPGLLLASQFAAGAANHVLPASIGAHAVTLRFLQNRGIPLARATASLALYSLVKPIAKTAVLLGFLVAFPELLHLGALVPDERTLLLVAAGVTVTLATAGTLAAAVRPLRRPLVCCVRAALTDARILHTRPSRVLALWVGAAATPLLQASVIASVGFALGLPLSWTQATLALLLASTAVGAVPAPGGIGPVDAALVFTMVTFGAPMSLAAATVIGYRVLTVWIPLLPGALVLSILVQRKVL, via the coding sequence GTGTCCTCGCTCCCGCTCAGCGATCTCCCCGGACCGCTGCCCGCCTGTCCCGCCCCCGCTCCCGCTCCCGCTCCCGCCTGCGCCCCCACCCGCTCCCCCTTCTCCCCCGCACGCCTCACCCGCCACGCGCTGACCCTGCTCCCGCTCCTGCTGATCGGAGCGTGGGCGGTGGCCGACTGGCGCACCTTCGCCGACGGCGCCACCCGGCTCGCCTCCGCCGACCCCTGGTGGCTGCTCGCCGGCCTCTTCTTCACCTGCATGGGCTGGGTGGCCGCCGCGTGCGTCCGCCAAGGGGCCCTACCGGAACGGCTCCCGCCCGGCCTGCTGCTCGCATCGCAGTTCGCGGCCGGCGCCGCGAACCACGTACTGCCGGCGAGCATCGGCGCCCATGCCGTCACCCTGCGCTTCCTGCAGAACCGCGGCATCCCCCTGGCCCGGGCCACCGCCTCACTCGCCCTGTACTCACTGGTCAAGCCGATCGCGAAGACAGCGGTGCTGCTCGGCTTCCTCGTGGCCTTCCCCGAACTGCTGCACCTGGGCGCACTCGTCCCGGACGAACGGACGTTGCTCCTGGTGGCCGCAGGTGTGACGGTCACCCTCGCCACCGCGGGCACCCTCGCCGCAGCGGTCCGGCCACTGCGCCGCCCCCTCGTCTGCTGCGTACGCGCCGCCCTGACCGACGCGCGGATCCTGCACACCCGGCCCAGCCGCGTCCTCGCCCTGTGGGTCGGGGCCGCCGCCACCCCGCTGCTCCAGGCGAGCGTGATCGCCTCGGTCGGCTTCGCGCTCGGCCTGCCGCTGTCCTGGACGCAGGCGACCCTCGCCCTCCTGCTCGCCAGCACCGCGGTGGGCGCCGTGCCCGCACCGGGCGGCATCGGCCCCGTCGACGCGGCGCTGGTGTTCACGATGGTCACCTTCGGCGCACCGATGAGCCTCGCCGCGGCCACGGTCATCGGCTACCGCGTCCTGACGGTCTGGATACCCCTGCTGCCGGGCGCACTCGTGCTCTCGATCCTGGTCCAGCGCAAGGTCCTCTGA
- a CDS encoding indole-3-glycerol phosphate synthase encodes MIEKALTSADVEFVTTLHGDEQVAFHVLLQPRGEQADRLLRAIDDIALGELDEAVREGQAPEGEEALSTGERALEVSLTALRGTGAEADGRLLEDHPLDALKAVVDEVGADEVIVLTDPHYVEEFFHRDWASRARHKVGVPVLKLFSHSKV; translated from the coding sequence ATGATCGAGAAGGCCCTGACGTCCGCCGACGTGGAGTTCGTCACCACCTTGCACGGGGACGAGCAGGTCGCCTTCCACGTGTTGCTCCAGCCGCGCGGTGAGCAGGCCGACAGGTTGTTGCGCGCCATCGACGACATCGCGCTCGGCGAGCTGGACGAGGCGGTCCGGGAGGGGCAGGCGCCGGAGGGTGAGGAGGCGCTGAGCACCGGGGAACGGGCGCTGGAGGTGTCGCTCACGGCCCTGCGCGGGACCGGGGCGGAGGCCGACGGGCGGCTGTTGGAGGACCATCCGCTGGATGCGCTCAAGGCCGTGGTGGACGAGGTCGGTGCGGACGAGGTGATCGTGTTGACCGACCCGCACTACGTGGAGGAGTTCTTCCACCGGGACTGGGCGTCGAGGGCTCGGCACAAGGTGGGGGTGCCGGTGCTGAAGCTCTTCTCGCACAGCAAGGTGTAA
- the msrB gene encoding peptide-methionine (R)-S-oxide reductase MsrB has protein sequence MSYDVEKPDEQWRTELTPAEYAVLRQAGTEPAFTGEYTNTKTTGVYSCRACGAELFTSTTKFESHCGWPSFYDPKDTDAVELIEDRSHGMARTEVRCARCGSHLGHVFEGEGYPTPTDQRYCINSISLRLTPDEG, from the coding sequence ATGTCGTACGACGTCGAAAAGCCGGACGAGCAGTGGCGCACGGAGCTGACCCCGGCCGAGTACGCCGTCCTGCGCCAAGCCGGCACGGAGCCCGCCTTCACGGGTGAGTACACCAACACCAAGACGACGGGCGTCTACTCCTGCCGCGCCTGCGGCGCCGAACTCTTCACCTCCACCACCAAGTTCGAGTCCCACTGCGGCTGGCCGTCCTTCTACGACCCGAAGGACACCGACGCGGTGGAGCTCATCGAGGACCGCTCGCACGGGATGGCGCGGACCGAGGTCCGGTGCGCCCGGTGCGGGTCGCATCTCGGGCATGTCTTCGAGGGTGAGGGGTATCCGACCCCGACGGACCAGCGGTACTGCATCAACAGCATCTCGCTGCGGCTGACGCCGGACGAGGGCTGA
- a CDS encoding pyrimidine reductase family protein — translation MRRLFPVTDETAARASGGPAGEEGVGAVDAGDGLPAGDLTEGEWSLAEIAAAYAYPEPGPGGAQPWLRANMVSTLDGAAQHDGRSQPISTATDMRIFGTLRGLADVVIVGAETVRLEGYRPARARAEFADAREAAGQGPAPAIAVVSASLDLDYSLPLFTSPSVPTLVLTGAAAAPDRIAAAEKAGARVVIAGDGVGVDPVRAVQALAELGHTRLLTEGGPRLLGQLVAAGVLDELCLTISPMLTAGDAQRIAGGPSVAVPKRFELVSLLEEEGFLFGRYRRT, via the coding sequence ATGCGACGCCTGTTCCCTGTGACCGATGAAACAGCAGCGAGGGCCTCCGGCGGTCCGGCCGGGGAGGAGGGGGTTGGAGCTGTCGATGCCGGGGATGGCCTTCCCGCGGGGGACCTGACCGAGGGCGAGTGGAGTCTCGCCGAGATCGCCGCCGCGTATGCCTATCCGGAGCCGGGGCCCGGCGGGGCGCAGCCCTGGCTGCGGGCCAACATGGTGTCCACGCTGGACGGGGCCGCCCAGCACGACGGCCGCTCGCAGCCCATCTCCACCGCGACCGACATGCGGATCTTCGGCACGCTGCGAGGTCTCGCCGACGTCGTGATCGTCGGCGCCGAAACGGTACGTCTGGAGGGGTACCGTCCGGCACGCGCGCGTGCGGAGTTCGCTGACGCGCGTGAGGCGGCCGGGCAAGGGCCTGCCCCGGCCATCGCGGTGGTCAGCGCGAGCCTGGACCTCGACTACAGCCTTCCGCTCTTCACCTCGCCCTCGGTGCCGACCCTCGTCCTCACCGGTGCCGCCGCGGCCCCGGACCGCATCGCGGCCGCCGAGAAGGCGGGCGCCCGGGTGGTGATCGCCGGTGACGGGGTCGGTGTCGACCCCGTACGTGCCGTCCAGGCCCTCGCCGAGCTCGGCCACACCCGGCTGCTGACCGAGGGCGGCCCACGGCTGCTCGGGCAGCTGGTGGCCGCCGGGGTGCTCGACGAGCTCTGTCTGACGATCTCCCCGATGCTCACCGCCGGTGACGCACAGCGCATCGCCGGAGGGCCCTCGGTGGCGGTGCCGAAGCGGTTCGAGCTGGTGTCGCTGCTGGAGGAGGAGGGGTTCCTGTTCGGCCGGTACCGGCGGACGTGA